Proteins from a single region of Geothrix sp. PMB-07:
- a CDS encoding gamma carbonic anhydrase family protein codes for MIRPFQGMVPRIGSRVFVPDSALILGDVAIGDDASIWFNCAIRGDVNWIRIGARTNIQDACCLHVTNEKHPLLIEEEVSIAHNVMLHGCTIRRNALIGMSTTIMDGAEIGEGCLVAAGSLVREGFKAPPHSLVAGWPAHVKGPLSDKQRELAASVWTRYVRYKEAYFADGWPVAEAPVIDAPRPGFAEGHPYP; via the coding sequence ATGATCCGCCCCTTCCAAGGCATGGTTCCCAGGATCGGTTCCCGCGTGTTCGTGCCGGACAGCGCGCTGATCCTCGGCGACGTCGCGATCGGCGACGACGCCAGCATCTGGTTCAACTGCGCCATCCGCGGCGACGTGAACTGGATCCGCATCGGCGCGCGCACCAACATCCAGGATGCCTGCTGCCTGCATGTCACCAACGAGAAGCATCCCCTGCTCATCGAGGAGGAGGTGAGCATCGCCCACAACGTGATGCTGCATGGCTGCACCATCCGCAGGAATGCCCTCATCGGCATGAGCACCACCATCATGGATGGCGCCGAGATCGGCGAGGGCTGCCTCGTGGCCGCGGGCAGCCTGGTGCGCGAGGGCTTCAAGGCCCCGCCCCACAGCCTCGTGGCCGGTTGGCCCGCCCACGTGAAGGGGCCTCTCAGCGACAAGCAACGTGAACTGGCGGCCAGTGTCTGGACCCGCTACGTCCGCTACAAAGAGGCCTACTTCGCCGATGGCTGGCCCGTGGCCGAAGCACCGGTGATCGATGCCCCCCGGCCTGGCTTCGCCGAGGGGCATCCCTATCCCTGA
- a CDS encoding YeiH family protein: protein MSTSAPLQRISKVLLILGALFALAPFTSSAAALVVGALLALALGQPWPRQVQTWTHRLLPLSVVGLGADMDLRAVARAGQHGLGYTALSIAIVLALGWSLARLLKVPRDTGLLISVGTAICGGSAIAAVAPVLRSKEHEISVALATVFLLNAVALVIFPAIGHATGLGQEAFGLWSALAIHDTSSVVGAGLAYGPRALEVATTVKLARALWIVPLTLGIGWLAARRGEANPDAPPVKRPWFIVGFLVAAALVTFIPSLRASGHVVAFAARRALVLTLFLIGASLSREALREVGPRPFFQGLLLWLMAGSLGWGAVKLGLLAVGPLPVR from the coding sequence ATGAGCACGTCCGCGCCCCTCCAGCGAATTTCAAAGGTCCTGCTGATCCTCGGCGCCCTGTTCGCTCTGGCACCCTTCACCTCCTCCGCCGCGGCCCTGGTGGTTGGCGCTCTGCTGGCCCTGGCCCTGGGCCAACCCTGGCCCAGGCAGGTCCAAACCTGGACCCACCGGCTGCTGCCGCTGTCCGTGGTGGGCCTGGGGGCCGACATGGATCTGCGCGCCGTGGCGCGGGCCGGCCAGCACGGACTGGGCTACACCGCCCTCAGCATCGCCATCGTGCTGGCCCTGGGCTGGAGCCTCGCCCGCCTGCTGAAAGTGCCCCGGGACACGGGTCTGCTCATCTCCGTGGGCACCGCCATCTGCGGCGGCAGCGCCATCGCCGCCGTGGCGCCGGTGCTGCGCAGCAAGGAACACGAGATCTCGGTGGCCTTGGCCACGGTGTTCCTCCTCAATGCCGTGGCCCTGGTGATTTTCCCAGCCATCGGCCACGCCACTGGATTGGGGCAGGAGGCCTTCGGCCTCTGGTCGGCCCTGGCCATCCATGACACCAGCTCCGTGGTGGGTGCGGGCCTGGCCTATGGGCCGCGGGCCCTGGAAGTGGCCACCACGGTGAAGCTGGCCCGGGCGCTCTGGATCGTGCCCCTCACTTTGGGCATCGGCTGGCTGGCGGCACGACGGGGCGAAGCCAACCCCGACGCGCCGCCCGTGAAGCGGCCCTGGTTCATCGTCGGTTTCCTGGTCGCCGCTGCCTTGGTGACCTTCATCCCTTCGCTGCGGGCTTCAGGCCACGTCGTCGCCTTCGCCGCCCGGCGGGCGCTGGTGCTGACCCTGTTCCTCATCGGCGCCAGCCTCAGCCGCGAGGCTTTGCGTGAGGTCGGCCCCCGCCCCTTCTTCCAGGGCCTGCTGCTCTGGCTGATGGCCGGGTCCCTGGGCTGGGGCGCCGTGAAGCTCGGCCTGCTCGCGGTGGGCCCGCTCCCTGTGAGGTAG
- a CDS encoding pyridoxal phosphate-dependent aminotransferase, translating to MTAQLIPTRRSFPADDPIFALNAEANTRKAAGESVLNATVGALLDESGQLVVLDSVMELWRGLGTMEVAPYAPIAGDPAFLKALVRRHWPQLAAAGAACTTPGGSGALALSLRNFLEPGQSLLTTAPFWGPYATLAAENGMGLVTAPWPGVGEPLNAAAWDGALRHLMTRQGRVLLWLNDPCHNPTGRSLSAADRAVLLDLLRQVSALGPVTLLLDFAYLDYTREPEAVEAALRDYAAFGTEGRVLVGASLSLSKSMTLYGARCGAIAFPWCAEPALQAALTQSCRGTWSNCAKAPQSLLLRLEQDGKAQARLTAEHRHWSEVLSARAQALDAALVAEGMKPLHWQGGFFVTVATAEPEAVCVRLKAEGVFTVPLPEGLRVGICGMRAADAPRFAQALHRVLARP from the coding sequence ATGACCGCCCAGCTCATTCCCACCCGACGCAGCTTTCCGGCGGATGATCCCATCTTCGCCCTCAACGCCGAAGCCAACACCCGGAAGGCGGCGGGTGAATCCGTGCTGAATGCCACCGTGGGCGCGCTGCTGGATGAATCCGGGCAGTTGGTGGTGCTGGATTCCGTCATGGAGCTTTGGCGTGGGCTGGGCACCATGGAGGTGGCACCTTATGCGCCCATCGCAGGCGATCCCGCCTTCCTGAAAGCCCTGGTGCGGCGCCACTGGCCGCAGCTTGCTGCGGCAGGCGCCGCGTGCACCACACCGGGTGGCAGTGGGGCCCTGGCCCTGTCCCTGCGGAACTTTCTGGAACCCGGTCAGAGCCTGCTCACCACGGCACCGTTCTGGGGGCCCTACGCCACCCTGGCGGCGGAGAATGGCATGGGGCTGGTGACGGCGCCCTGGCCCGGAGTGGGTGAGCCCTTGAATGCCGCAGCCTGGGACGGAGCCTTGCGCCACCTCATGACGCGCCAGGGCCGTGTGCTGCTGTGGCTCAACGACCCCTGCCACAACCCCACGGGACGCAGCCTCAGCGCAGCGGACCGCGCGGTTCTCCTGGATCTGCTGCGCCAGGTTTCGGCCCTGGGCCCGGTCACGCTGCTGCTGGATTTCGCCTACCTGGACTACACGCGGGAACCAGAGGCGGTGGAAGCGGCGCTGCGGGATTACGCGGCCTTCGGCACCGAGGGGCGGGTGCTGGTGGGGGCCTCCCTGTCGCTCTCGAAATCCATGACGCTCTACGGCGCACGCTGCGGCGCCATCGCCTTTCCGTGGTGTGCCGAACCGGCCCTGCAGGCCGCGCTGACCCAGTCCTGCCGCGGCACCTGGTCCAACTGCGCCAAGGCGCCGCAATCCCTCCTGCTGAGGCTGGAGCAGGACGGCAAGGCCCAGGCCAGGTTGACGGCGGAGCACCGGCACTGGTCGGAGGTGCTCTCCGCCCGCGCCCAGGCGCTGGATGCCGCCCTGGTGGCCGAGGGCATGAAGCCGTTGCACTGGCAGGGTGGCTTCTTTGTGACCGTCGCCACCGCCGAGCCCGAAGCGGTTTGTGTGCGATTGAAGGCCGAAGGCGTGTTCACGGTGCCCCTGCCGGAAGGGCTGCGGGTGGGCATCTGCGGCATGCGGGCGGCCGATGCGCCACGGTTCGCCCAGGCGTTGCACCGGGTTCTGGCCCGCCCCTGA
- the efp gene encoding elongation factor P, translating into MPFINATQVRAGMIVNFENELCRVISVEHQTPGNLPARVVVKMKRLKDGINRENRFGSADKVDKASLEQHMLEYLYEDGNNLVFMNNETYEQLEVNKEILGDDLVFLEPNMQVEIEFYEGQAMSATLPPSVVLEIVETDPVMKNANATGSYKPAKLDNGITVGVPPYMEAGQKIRVNTVDRTFMERVK; encoded by the coding sequence ATGCCCTTCATCAACGCCACCCAGGTTCGCGCCGGGATGATCGTCAACTTCGAGAACGAGCTCTGCCGCGTCATCAGCGTCGAGCACCAGACGCCCGGCAACCTGCCGGCCCGCGTGGTGGTGAAGATGAAGCGCCTGAAAGACGGCATCAACCGTGAGAACCGCTTCGGCAGCGCCGACAAGGTGGACAAGGCCAGCCTTGAGCAGCACATGCTCGAGTACCTCTATGAGGATGGCAACAACCTCGTCTTCATGAACAACGAGACCTACGAACAACTGGAAGTGAACAAAGAAATCCTGGGCGACGACCTGGTCTTCCTCGAGCCCAACATGCAGGTCGAGATCGAGTTCTACGAGGGCCAGGCCATGAGCGCCACCCTGCCTCCCAGCGTGGTGCTGGAGATCGTTGAGACCGATCCCGTCATGAAGAATGCCAATGCCACCGGTTCCTACAAGCCCGCCAAGCTCGACAACGGCATCACCGTGGGCGTGCCCCCCTACATGGAAGCAGGCCAGAAGATCCGGGTGAACACGGTGGATCGAACCTTCATGGAGCGGGTGAAGTAG
- a CDS encoding Crp/Fnr family transcriptional regulator, translating to MPQAVLNLRRIEFLAGLPMNAAEELASIAELRRFPDGARVYTQGDSIPGVYVVVKGGLKVFRTDGRGRVQVLQFLKVGDCVGEVSVFDGASSASSAESHGETECWMIPSAPLRQIVHRHPEVAEMIIHHFTAKVRHLVTLVETLSLHSVPERVAQLLLEAHEANPMRSLVEFQETQEDLAQCIGASREAFSRALRLLTDLGLIQSTFPVVRILDLGKLQRYAKG from the coding sequence ATGCCTCAAGCAGTCCTCAATCTGAGACGGATCGAGTTCCTGGCCGGGCTGCCAATGAACGCAGCCGAAGAATTGGCCAGCATCGCGGAACTTCGACGTTTCCCCGATGGGGCCCGCGTCTACACGCAGGGCGATTCCATTCCCGGGGTCTACGTCGTGGTGAAGGGCGGCCTCAAGGTCTTCCGCACCGATGGGCGGGGCCGTGTTCAGGTGCTCCAGTTCCTCAAGGTGGGCGACTGCGTGGGCGAAGTGTCCGTCTTCGACGGCGCCTCCTCTGCCTCCAGCGCGGAATCCCACGGCGAGACCGAGTGCTGGATGATCCCCTCCGCGCCCCTGCGCCAGATCGTCCATCGCCACCCGGAAGTGGCCGAGATGATCATCCATCACTTCACGGCCAAGGTGCGCCACCTGGTGACCCTGGTGGAGACCCTCAGCCTGCACAGCGTGCCTGAGCGCGTGGCGCAGCTGCTGCTTGAGGCCCACGAAGCCAATCCCATGCGCTCCCTGGTGGAGTTCCAGGAGACGCAGGAAGACCTGGCCCAGTGCATTGGCGCCAGCCGCGAAGCCTTCAGCCGCGCCCTGCGCCTGCTCACCGACCTCGGGCTCATCCAGAGCACCTTCCCGGTGGTGCGCATCCTCGACCTGGGTAAGCTGCAGCGCTACGCCAAGGGGTGA
- a CDS encoding two-component regulator propeller domain-containing protein — MATLRAGGTRSGEGPTHWTESANPPVFEHISVDQGLSQSIVHAILQDRNGFLWFGTEGGLNRYDGQRFKVLRPDASDPNALRSNWITSLLEDREGRIWIGTNGGGLSRMDPSGKLRTFRASARQDSLTSDVLNTLAEDRAGNLWIAVEGGGLIVLPAAETGKENPRFHRVPATPRDPKGLPNSAIASLFVDARGASWIGMREAAIRRVDHYAPWQAPLFEPVPGGPGGVTAMVQDRSSRLWMASPSGLTCLPSNGLIRTFTHQRKDPSSLAEGLVYRLYLDRTGALWVGHDGGGLSLMLPGGEENAPRFRRIRSDPRDPNSLSSDAIEALYEDTSGVLWVSSYQMGLNKLVLNPAKAVSRETSALFHYQHNVAVADSLSGNVVNAFVEDRFGNLWIGTDGHGLDRALRPGKPGQPLHFEAFRHQPGVAGSLQDDVITTAFRDSAQRLWFGTYQGGLVRVEQDSPAGTPRFRHFRHDPKDTTSLRNNFIWAIREDRAHRLWLGHDDGGGLDVFDPATGKVVKSYRPGANGLSSGNIFCLAMDAYDMVWVGTLDGLNRINPGTGKVQSFFPGGPEKLGDGLIRTLFLDSAKTLWVGTDAGGLYRCEVPSWDAAPRFTRYDVRHGLPSNTVNAIVEDSHGQFWISTNRGLCRFDPKVGIASPFAWQESLRKPEFVKNSAFLCGSGELLFGSNNGFYLFAPDKLSYNTALPPIVLTDFQIAGTPLPLHERMDSRGELQLRPKDTMVSFEFAALHFVAPDKNEYSYKLEGLDTDWHANGNRRFITYTTLPPGSYVLRIRGSNCDGQQNAAGLSIPIRVLPPWYKTWWFTTFLGLTLGGLALTIVRLRLAALKTRNALLEHMVQRRTTELAEAMEEVRNMSLTDPLTGLRNRRFLAESLPKDVAQVARMQHDIAQGRATRNVANIDMLFIMVDLDFFKQVNDVHGHHAGDRVLEQVGDILRRVVRTSDTVVRWGGEEFLIVTRNTARADAAILPERIRTAIEAHPFDVDKPEPLFKTGSIGFSAFPFIRNNVEGFAWEHVVAVADACLYAAKRNGRNAWVGIVADAVNLPDMPPNDLPARLAELVAQGLLPVISSLPGPIHWETDPEPSK; from the coding sequence ATGGCCACGCTGCGTGCAGGCGGAACCCGATCCGGGGAAGGCCCGACCCACTGGACGGAGAGCGCCAATCCGCCAGTGTTCGAGCACATCTCCGTGGATCAGGGCCTCTCCCAGAGCATCGTCCACGCCATCCTCCAGGACCGGAATGGATTCCTCTGGTTCGGCACCGAAGGCGGGCTGAACCGGTACGACGGCCAGCGCTTCAAGGTGCTCCGCCCGGATGCCTCCGACCCAAACGCCCTCCGATCCAACTGGATCACGAGTTTGCTGGAAGACCGTGAGGGACGCATCTGGATCGGCACCAATGGCGGCGGCCTCAGCCGCATGGATCCATCCGGGAAGCTGCGGACCTTCAGGGCCTCGGCCCGGCAAGATTCCCTCACTTCGGATGTGCTCAATACCCTGGCAGAAGACCGGGCCGGAAACCTCTGGATCGCCGTCGAGGGCGGCGGATTGATCGTGCTGCCCGCCGCGGAGACCGGCAAGGAGAACCCACGCTTCCACCGGGTTCCCGCCACGCCGAGGGATCCCAAGGGCCTTCCCAACAGCGCCATCGCCTCCCTTTTCGTCGATGCGCGCGGCGCCTCCTGGATCGGCATGCGAGAGGCGGCCATCCGCCGTGTCGATCACTATGCGCCCTGGCAGGCGCCGCTCTTCGAGCCCGTCCCCGGCGGCCCTGGCGGCGTCACGGCCATGGTGCAGGATCGCAGCAGCCGCCTGTGGATGGCCAGCCCCTCAGGGCTCACCTGCCTCCCCTCCAACGGCCTGATCCGCACCTTCACGCATCAGCGCAAAGATCCCTCCAGCCTGGCGGAAGGGCTGGTGTACCGGCTCTACCTCGACCGGACCGGCGCGCTATGGGTGGGGCACGATGGGGGCGGCCTCAGCCTCATGCTTCCCGGAGGAGAGGAGAATGCTCCGCGCTTCCGCCGCATCCGCAGCGACCCCAGAGATCCCAACAGCCTCTCGAGCGACGCCATCGAAGCGCTCTACGAGGACACCTCCGGCGTGTTGTGGGTGTCCAGCTACCAGATGGGCTTGAACAAGCTGGTGCTCAATCCCGCCAAGGCCGTCTCGCGTGAAACGTCGGCCCTCTTCCACTACCAGCACAACGTGGCCGTGGCCGACAGCCTCAGCGGCAACGTGGTGAACGCCTTCGTGGAGGATCGCTTCGGAAACCTGTGGATCGGCACCGACGGGCATGGCCTGGATCGCGCACTGCGCCCAGGGAAGCCTGGCCAGCCCCTGCACTTTGAAGCGTTCCGCCACCAACCAGGCGTCGCAGGCAGCCTTCAGGACGATGTCATCACCACCGCGTTCCGGGACAGCGCCCAGCGCCTCTGGTTCGGCACCTACCAGGGTGGGCTGGTGCGGGTGGAGCAGGACAGCCCGGCGGGAACCCCGCGCTTCAGGCATTTCCGCCATGACCCGAAGGACACCACCAGCCTGCGGAACAATTTCATCTGGGCCATCCGGGAAGACCGCGCCCACAGGTTGTGGCTCGGCCACGATGATGGCGGCGGCCTGGATGTATTCGATCCGGCCACGGGCAAGGTGGTGAAGAGCTACCGTCCAGGCGCGAACGGCCTCAGCAGCGGCAACATTTTCTGCCTGGCCATGGACGCGTACGACATGGTCTGGGTGGGCACCCTGGACGGCCTGAACCGGATCAATCCTGGCACGGGCAAGGTGCAGAGCTTCTTTCCGGGAGGCCCTGAAAAGCTGGGAGACGGCCTCATCCGCACCCTCTTCCTGGATTCCGCCAAGACCCTTTGGGTGGGCACGGATGCAGGCGGGCTCTACCGTTGCGAGGTTCCGTCCTGGGATGCGGCGCCCCGCTTCACGCGCTACGACGTCCGCCATGGCCTCCCCAGCAACACGGTGAACGCCATCGTCGAAGACAGCCATGGCCAGTTCTGGATCAGCACGAACCGTGGTCTGTGCCGCTTCGATCCGAAGGTCGGCATCGCTTCACCCTTCGCGTGGCAGGAATCCCTCCGGAAGCCGGAGTTCGTCAAGAATTCGGCCTTTCTCTGCGGCAGCGGCGAGCTGCTCTTCGGCAGCAACAACGGGTTCTACCTGTTCGCCCCGGACAAACTGTCCTACAACACCGCCCTGCCGCCCATTGTCCTCACCGATTTCCAGATCGCTGGAACCCCTCTTCCTTTGCATGAACGGATGGACTCGCGGGGAGAATTGCAGCTTCGCCCCAAAGACACCATGGTGTCCTTCGAGTTCGCAGCCCTGCATTTTGTGGCTCCGGACAAGAACGAATACAGCTACAAGCTGGAAGGGCTGGACACGGACTGGCACGCCAATGGGAATCGGCGGTTCATCACCTACACCACCCTGCCGCCAGGGTCGTACGTCTTGAGGATCCGCGGTTCCAACTGCGATGGCCAGCAGAACGCCGCGGGCCTCTCCATCCCCATCCGCGTGCTGCCGCCCTGGTACAAAACCTGGTGGTTCACCACCTTCCTCGGGCTCACCCTCGGTGGCCTCGCCCTCACCATTGTCCGGCTCCGCCTGGCGGCCCTGAAGACACGGAATGCGCTGCTCGAGCACATGGTCCAGCGGCGCACCACCGAGCTGGCCGAGGCCATGGAGGAAGTCCGGAACATGAGCCTGACGGACCCCCTGACGGGGCTCAGGAACCGGCGTTTCCTCGCGGAAAGCCTGCCCAAGGATGTCGCCCAGGTGGCGCGGATGCAGCATGACATCGCCCAGGGCAGGGCCACCCGCAACGTGGCCAACATCGACATGCTCTTCATCATGGTCGACCTGGATTTCTTCAAGCAGGTCAACGATGTCCATGGCCACCATGCCGGCGACCGTGTGCTGGAGCAGGTGGGCGACATCCTGCGCAGGGTCGTGCGCACCTCCGACACGGTGGTGCGCTGGGGCGGAGAGGAATTCCTCATCGTGACCCGGAATACCGCCAGGGCCGATGCGGCGATCCTGCCGGAACGCATCCGCACGGCCATCGAGGCCCATCCCTTTGATGTGGACAAGCCGGAACCGCTGTTCAAAACCGGCTCCATCGGCTTCAGCGCCTTCCCCTTCATTCGCAACAACGTGGAGGGCTTCGCCTGGGAGCACGTGGTCGCCGTGGCCGACGCCTGCCTCTATGCCGCCAAGCGCAACGGGCGCAATGCCTGGGTGGGCATCGTGGCTGATGCGGTCAACCTGCCGGACATGCCGCCCAACGATCTGCCCGCGCGACTGGCAGAGCTGGTGGCACAGGGCCTGCTGCCCGTCATCAGCTCACTTCCAGGCCCCATCCACTGGGAGACGGATCCGGAGCCCTCCAAATAA
- a CDS encoding molybdopterin molybdotransferase MoeA: MQSAFEGLARSASERLARSAFEVRLTGVASSMAMSCDHPDLLPLEEALRRLWDALPAPSLPELRADRDDPATDRASMDGVALRAAEGRSPRQLLGTLYAGSDPAAFTVLPGTAVRIMTGAALPAGADAIVPVEQLETAETTVRPTATPEAGDHVRVRGDQARRGDLLLPAGTPLSAARMGLRAQEGAPVPPLTRIRVGIASTGDELVADPAPHQIRDSNGPMLAALAHSLGAEATLRPALPDDPPALAAALQSTQGIRILLTSGGVSMGDHDHLPAVLRELGATILFHKIRLKPGKPMLAALLGDLLILGLPGNPVSAYVNGLLFLSQALARLEGRAAPDPWRRGRLLGPVKNKGDRPLLHPCRLVEGRLEPLPGKGSADLVTLGHADAFAWIDQGGLETGAKTRYLAIL, translated from the coding sequence GTGCAAAGCGCCTTTGAAGGCCTGGCGCGAAGCGCTTCTGAACGCCTGGCGCGAAGCGCCTTTGAAGTTAGGCTGACCGGCGTAGCATCGAGCATGGCCATGAGCTGCGACCACCCCGACCTGCTGCCCCTGGAAGAGGCCCTGCGCCGCCTCTGGGACGCCCTGCCTGCGCCAAGCCTGCCTGAACTGCGGGCTGATCGTGATGACCCCGCCACGGACCGGGCCAGCATGGACGGTGTGGCCTTGCGGGCCGCGGAGGGTCGCTCCCCGCGCCAGCTGCTGGGCACCCTCTATGCCGGCAGCGATCCGGCGGCCTTCACGGTGCTGCCCGGCACCGCCGTGCGCATCATGACGGGTGCGGCGCTGCCTGCGGGGGCCGACGCCATCGTGCCCGTGGAACAACTGGAGACCGCTGAAACCACTGTGCGCCCCACGGCGACTCCCGAGGCGGGTGATCACGTTCGCGTGCGAGGCGACCAGGCCCGGCGCGGCGACCTGCTGCTGCCTGCGGGAACGCCCCTCAGCGCCGCGCGCATGGGCCTGCGGGCACAGGAGGGGGCCCCGGTTCCCCCGCTGACGCGCATCCGCGTGGGCATCGCGTCCACGGGCGATGAACTGGTCGCCGATCCCGCGCCGCACCAGATCCGCGATTCCAACGGCCCCATGCTCGCCGCCCTGGCTCACTCGCTCGGCGCCGAGGCCACCTTGCGCCCGGCCCTGCCCGACGATCCGCCGGCCCTGGCAGCGGCCCTGCAGAGCACCCAGGGCATCCGCATCCTCCTCACTTCCGGCGGCGTGAGCATGGGCGATCACGACCATCTGCCTGCGGTGCTGCGGGAGCTGGGCGCCACCATCCTCTTCCACAAGATCCGCCTCAAACCTGGCAAGCCCATGCTGGCGGCCCTGCTGGGCGACCTGCTCATCCTGGGCCTGCCCGGCAACCCGGTTTCCGCCTACGTCAATGGGCTGCTCTTCCTTTCGCAGGCCCTGGCCCGCCTGGAGGGGCGAGCCGCACCCGATCCCTGGCGACGCGGCCGCCTGCTGGGGCCCGTGAAGAACAAAGGTGACCGTCCCCTGCTGCACCCCTGTCGCCTGGTGGAGGGCCGCCTGGAACCCCTGCCGGGCAAAGGCTCCGCCGACCTGGTCACCCTGGGCCATGCCGATGCCTTCGCCTGGATCGATCAGGGCGGGCTGGAGACAGGCGCCAAAACGAGGTACTTGGCGATTCTGTAA
- a CDS encoding Rrf2 family transcriptional regulator, translating into MLFSTATGYALRALAALPEDGSYSLAKDLSSKLNLPGPYLAKILQGLVQGDILESVRGPKGGFRLTRPSHRITVGEVVTALEGPDAMEGCIMGFPSCGGDHPCPLHDAWGAVKTQVTSSMTEATIRDLQLMDIRHLKEAEGRGAKRL; encoded by the coding sequence ATGCTCTTCTCCACTGCCACCGGTTATGCGCTTCGCGCCCTCGCGGCCCTCCCCGAGGACGGGAGCTACAGCCTGGCGAAGGATCTGTCCTCGAAGCTGAACCTCCCGGGCCCGTACCTGGCGAAGATCCTCCAGGGCCTGGTGCAGGGCGACATTCTTGAATCCGTTCGCGGCCCCAAGGGTGGCTTCCGCCTCACGCGGCCCTCCCATCGAATCACCGTGGGCGAGGTGGTCACGGCCCTGGAAGGCCCCGATGCCATGGAGGGCTGCATCATGGGCTTCCCTAGCTGCGGCGGCGACCATCCCTGCCCCCTGCACGACGCCTGGGGCGCCGTGAAAACGCAGGTGACCAGTTCCATGACCGAAGCCACCATCCGCGACCTGCAGCTCATGGACATCCGCCATTTGAAGGAAGCCGAAGGGCGCGGTGCAAAGCGCCTTTGA
- a CDS encoding YwiC-like family protein encodes MTRLLPPLRTLLPAEHGTWFMLGFPLVLGLLLRPSIASLCLGLAAAAFFLSRPALRRVLNGQKDPAQLRALLLLGSLALGMGIATWIFSDFKFLIPLSGISPLVFLALRADLDRAVRSLSVEIAAQGAFAGLAASMLAAGGDTLASAGRAWLLVTLVGAANLAYVRRFLAQAHGMSAAELRQRRIPVHVLHLLLLVASFLLLATRNQAGALWTAWTFLLYLRALAPYRPMPARRLGWREGALSVLGLVLLWRALL; translated from the coding sequence ATGACCCGACTCCTGCCACCCCTGCGCACCCTGCTGCCTGCCGAGCACGGAACCTGGTTCATGCTGGGCTTCCCGTTGGTGCTTGGGCTTCTGCTGAGGCCCAGCATCGCCAGCCTGTGCCTGGGCCTGGCGGCGGCGGCCTTCTTCCTGAGCCGCCCGGCCCTCCGGCGGGTATTGAATGGCCAGAAGGATCCCGCGCAGCTTCGGGCCCTCCTGCTGCTGGGAAGCCTGGCGCTCGGGATGGGAATAGCCACCTGGATTTTTTCAGATTTTAAATTCCTGATTCCTTTGAGCGGCATTTCACCCTTGGTTTTCCTGGCTCTGAGGGCGGATCTGGACCGCGCGGTGCGATCCCTGTCCGTGGAGATCGCGGCCCAGGGCGCCTTCGCCGGGCTGGCGGCATCCATGCTCGCGGCGGGGGGCGATACCTTGGCCTCCGCAGGCCGTGCCTGGCTCCTCGTCACCCTGGTGGGCGCGGCCAACCTGGCTTACGTGCGGCGCTTCCTGGCCCAGGCGCACGGCATGTCTGCCGCGGAGCTGCGACAGCGGCGCATCCCTGTCCATGTCCTCCACCTTCTGCTGCTCGTGGCCTCCTTCCTGCTTTTGGCCACACGGAACCAGGCCGGAGCCCTGTGGACAGCCTGGACGTTCCTGCTCTACCTGCGGGCCCTGGCGCCCTATCGGCCCATGCCCGCCCGCCGCCTGGGTTGGCGGGAAGGGGCCCTGAGCGTCCTTGGCCTGGTCCTGCTCTGGCGCGCCCTGCTCTGA